The Prevotella sp. E9-3 genome has a window encoding:
- a CDS encoding ABC transporter substrate-binding protein yields the protein MKKILILFYIAVSLLSCNGYRWNGRAETGDTVSFKYSQLIVVEQYDGYRLVTIKNPWKEGKVLHRYQLIPYDDVAPHHTEHGATIVRVPLQRSVVFTSMHAALLAELGAQNQVSGVADLKYMKVPCIQEGVRNGRIIDCGDGMSPVVERIIDTEADAILLSPFENSGGYGRMEDIEVPLIECAEYMEQSPLARAEWMRFYGMLYGKERVADSLFAVVDSSYHALKAMAATMPDSLTVMMDKQTGSVWYMPGGNSTIGRMLQDAKCCYPFANDDRSGSLPLPFETVLEKCGEADVWLFRYDSDQPMTKALLEKEQKGYSQLRPLREGNVYGCNVLTSMFYEETPFRPDLLLQDFIGILHPQLRKEPLRYYHKIE from the coding sequence ATGAAGAAAATCCTTATACTTTTTTATATTGCGGTGTCGCTCCTCTCGTGTAACGGCTATCGATGGAATGGTCGTGCAGAGACGGGCGACACCGTTTCTTTCAAGTATTCACAGCTCATTGTTGTTGAGCAATATGATGGTTACCGGCTGGTGACCATCAAAAACCCGTGGAAGGAGGGAAAGGTGTTGCATCGGTATCAGCTGATTCCGTATGACGATGTGGCGCCGCATCACACTGAGCATGGGGCTACAATAGTGCGCGTACCCCTGCAGCGCTCTGTGGTGTTCACCAGTATGCATGCCGCTCTTCTGGCAGAACTGGGTGCACAGAATCAGGTGTCTGGAGTGGCCGACCTGAAATATATGAAGGTTCCTTGTATACAAGAAGGTGTAAGGAACGGAAGGATTATAGACTGTGGCGATGGAATGTCTCCAGTGGTAGAGCGGATTATTGATACCGAAGCGGATGCCATTCTGTTATCCCCTTTCGAAAATTCCGGTGGTTACGGCCGTATGGAGGATATAGAGGTTCCGCTGATTGAGTGTGCCGAATATATGGAACAATCGCCATTGGCGCGTGCCGAGTGGATGCGCTTCTATGGTATGCTCTATGGAAAAGAGCGTGTGGCCGACTCGCTGTTTGCCGTTGTAGATAGCAGTTATCACGCACTCAAAGCCATGGCTGCCACCATGCCCGACAGTCTGACGGTGATGATGGATAAGCAGACGGGCTCGGTGTGGTATATGCCCGGTGGCAATTCTACCATTGGCAGAATGCTGCAGGATGCAAAATGCTGCTATCCTTTTGCTAATGATGATCGGAGCGGCTCACTGCCGTTGCCCTTTGAAACGGTGCTGGAGAAATGTGGCGAGGCTGATGTTTGGCTGTTCCGTTACGACAGTGACCAGCCAATGACGAAAGCGCTGTTGGAGAAAGAGCAGAAAGGATACAGTCAGTTGCGTCCTCTTCGTGAGGGAAATGTGTACGGATGTAATGTGCTCACTTCGATGTTCTATGAGGAAACTCCGTTCCGTCCCGATCTACTTTTGCAAGATTTCATCGGAATCCTGCATCCACAGCTAAGGAAAGAACCCCTGCGCTACTATCATAAGATAGAATAG
- a CDS encoding aspartyl protease family protein, with the protein MSRKLILTCSLLFFITFGYAKTDVGYNLNFQLSKRDFVDTITIEYRHHQVLVPVEMNGKTYRFLLDTGAGHAVVYDDQLFEGCQPAGTIVSRDAIGKKDTVQLVVLPPLTLGTLTLTGCQATVQHRAVQRRGIDGILGFDIVCKGLHMKIDVQNNLLILTDRKKLFAKENGHVVKYKLDYHVPYINVKPFKGYTERALFDTGSRHLYSMNKRSFDKGEKACKLQNPLQIEGRSIGRHAIGLQGTEPLGEVVFLRLDSLCLGSYSFGNLHTITTQGGSHLGARLLEYGAVTFNPRKKRITFQPFENENRIMVDNEQLQKAIVNENGRPVVGLVWEQSEPYKAGLREGDIILKADERPIRSFADYIAFRPLLGHVYTIIVRDRRGFTKEVKMKW; encoded by the coding sequence ATGAGCCGAAAATTAATACTAACCTGTTCTTTATTATTTTTTATAACCTTTGGCTATGCCAAGACAGATGTAGGGTATAACCTGAATTTCCAGTTGTCGAAAAGAGACTTCGTGGACACCATTACCATTGAGTATCGTCATCATCAGGTGCTGGTGCCCGTAGAGATGAACGGGAAAACGTATCGTTTCCTGCTTGATACCGGCGCCGGACATGCGGTGGTCTATGACGACCAGTTGTTTGAAGGATGCCAGCCGGCAGGGACTATCGTGTCGCGCGATGCTATTGGTAAGAAAGATACTGTGCAGTTGGTCGTCCTGCCTCCGCTGACGCTTGGTACGCTCACACTTACAGGCTGTCAGGCTACGGTTCAGCACCGGGCCGTTCAGCGCAGGGGAATTGATGGCATATTGGGTTTTGATATAGTTTGCAAGGGCCTTCACATGAAGATTGACGTGCAGAACAATCTGCTTATCCTTACCGATAGGAAGAAACTCTTTGCCAAGGAAAACGGGCATGTAGTGAAATATAAACTGGACTATCATGTGCCTTATATCAACGTGAAACCGTTCAAGGGCTATACTGAAAGGGCGTTGTTCGATACGGGCAGCAGGCATCTTTATTCCATGAACAAACGGAGTTTTGACAAAGGCGAGAAAGCCTGCAAGCTTCAAAACCCGCTGCAGATAGAGGGCCGCTCCATTGGACGGCATGCCATCGGACTACAAGGTACCGAACCTCTTGGCGAGGTTGTCTTTCTGCGCTTAGACAGCCTCTGTTTAGGCAGTTATTCGTTTGGAAATCTGCATACCATCACCACTCAGGGCGGTTCGCATCTGGGAGCAAGACTTCTGGAATACGGGGCTGTGACCTTCAATCCCCGTAAGAAGCGGATTACCTTTCAGCCCTTTGAGAATGAAAACCGCATAATGGTGGACAATGAGCAGTTGCAGAAAGCAATAGTCAACGAGAACGGACGCCCCGTTGTTGGCTTGGTTTGGGAACAGAGTGAACCCTACAAAGCCGGACTTCGTGAAGGCGATATTATTCTGAAAGCCGACGAGCGGCCTATCCGCTCCTTTGCCGACTATATTGCTTTCCGTCCGTTGTTAGGCCATGTCTATACGATTATAGTACGCGACCGCCGCGGATTTACCAAGGAAGTGAAGATGAAATGGTAG
- a CDS encoding ATP-binding protein, producing MSISKDVIKQCLISKQREVDEAVIVNRPVEFEENGNYVIVGVRHVGKSYLLYQRVRQLQAAGKGWDEILFVDFEDERLAEFQTEDFNSLLEAHLELYGKKPVVFLDEVQNIPHWDKFVRRLADAKYRVYVTGSNAKMLSKEVATTLGGRFFIYDAYPYSFKEYLAAQQVELREHWEYDTIQRSEVKRHLNEYFYYGGLPEILSFKNKRAMLSSLYQKIYLGDICARNNIKNDRVLNILIKKMAESVKQPLSYNRLKNVIVATGSPISVPTTIDYAGYAADSWLILPMENEVGKLTEKETQKKYYFIDNGLLNLFLMNSETSLLENMVAVELFRRYGKENVYYLNADKEIDFIVPDKKLAIQVSYSIKDESTYNREVPPLAKYAKAHEDWKCLLITCDEEGTEEGITVVPVWKWLM from the coding sequence ATGAGTATCAGTAAGGATGTCATTAAACAGTGCCTGATTAGTAAGCAACGCGAGGTAGATGAGGCGGTGATTGTGAACCGTCCCGTAGAATTCGAAGAGAACGGTAACTATGTGATAGTTGGCGTGAGACATGTGGGCAAGTCGTACCTACTGTATCAGCGTGTGCGTCAGTTGCAGGCTGCTGGAAAGGGATGGGACGAGATTCTGTTTGTGGACTTTGAGGATGAGCGTCTGGCGGAATTCCAGACGGAGGACTTCAACAGTCTGCTAGAGGCCCATCTGGAACTGTATGGTAAGAAGCCGGTGGTGTTTCTGGACGAGGTGCAGAACATTCCTCACTGGGACAAGTTCGTGCGGAGGTTGGCTGATGCGAAATACAGAGTGTATGTGACTGGCAGCAATGCGAAGATGCTGAGCAAGGAGGTGGCAACTACGCTGGGCGGACGGTTCTTTATCTATGATGCATACCCATATTCATTCAAAGAGTATCTAGCAGCGCAGCAGGTGGAGCTGAGGGAGCATTGGGAGTATGACACGATTCAGAGAAGTGAAGTGAAGCGACATCTGAATGAGTACTTCTATTACGGTGGTCTGCCTGAGATCCTGTCGTTCAAAAATAAGCGCGCCATGCTTTCAAGTCTTTACCAGAAAATTTATTTGGGTGATATCTGTGCCCGAAACAACATTAAGAATGACAGGGTGCTGAACATCCTGATCAAAAAGATGGCAGAGAGCGTAAAGCAACCGCTGTCGTATAATAGGCTGAAGAATGTAATCGTGGCAACGGGATCGCCCATCAGTGTGCCTACTACGATAGACTATGCTGGTTATGCCGCTGATAGTTGGCTGATACTACCCATGGAGAACGAGGTGGGTAAGCTGACGGAGAAAGAAACACAGAAGAAATACTACTTCATAGATAACGGACTGCTGAACCTATTCCTGATGAATTCGGAGACGTCGCTGCTGGAGAACATGGTGGCGGTGGAGCTATTCAGACGATACGGCAAGGAGAATGTGTATTATCTGAATGCTGATAAAGAGATAGACTTTATAGTACCTGACAAGAAACTGGCCATCCAGGTGTCGTATAGTATCAAGGATGAGTCAACCTACAACAGAGAGGTGCCGCCATTAGCGAAGTATGCTAAGGCGCACGAGGACTGGAAGTGCCTGCTGATCACTTGCGATGAAGAGGGCACGGAAGAAGGAATAACTGTGGTACCTGTTTGGAAGTGGCTGATGTAG